One Flagellimonas sp. CMM7 genomic region harbors:
- a CDS encoding DoxX family membrane protein translates to MNSKVFLVARILLGLFVLVFGLNKFFGFIPFGEMPEAAMNYFGALSSTHTLKIVGIIEILAGLAFILNKYGALMALILMSVSVNAVLFHATLAPADIGGALALIILNIVVLLGYKDRYKDILRA, encoded by the coding sequence ATGAATTCAAAAGTTTTTCTAGTCGCACGTATTCTTCTGGGGCTATTTGTTTTAGTATTTGGTTTAAACAAATTCTTTGGTTTTATCCCATTTGGAGAAATGCCCGAAGCGGCAATGAACTATTTTGGTGCACTGTCTTCAACACACACCTTGAAAATTGTAGGTATCATTGAGATATTAGCAGGATTAGCATTTATATTAAATAAATATGGCGCTCTAATGGCTCTTATTTTAATGAGTGTTTCTGTAAATGCTGTTTTGTTCCATGCCACTCTAGCGCCTGCAGATATTGGCGGGGCTTTGGCATTGATTATTTTAAATATAGTTGTCCTTCTTGGCTATAAGGATAGATACAAGGATATCTTACGAGCTTAA
- a CDS encoding SDR family oxidoreductase yields MVGGSSKGIGEAIARQLADSGARVILMARNEGKMKTIVSELPTDKGQKHQYLVVDFSNFDTFKKTIADFFEQHSIDILVNNTQGPQAGGALEKNVEDYQKAFDFLFKSVVFTTELALKNMQEKKWGRIINVASISVKEPLNYLALSNSIRAAVVTWAKSLAFDVAKDGITVNNVLTGYFDTDRIAQLNVTKAEKLGIPPSEVRSAMEAQVPMKRIGKPEEYGFLVAFLASDQSAYVTGTNIPIDGGLLKSF; encoded by the coding sequence TTGGTAGGTGGAAGCAGTAAAGGTATTGGCGAAGCTATTGCAAGGCAACTGGCGGACAGTGGAGCAAGGGTGATACTTATGGCCAGAAACGAAGGTAAAATGAAAACCATTGTTTCAGAGCTCCCTACAGATAAAGGGCAGAAACATCAATATCTGGTGGTTGACTTTTCAAACTTTGATACTTTTAAAAAAACCATTGCTGACTTTTTTGAACAACATTCCATTGATATTTTAGTCAACAATACCCAAGGTCCACAAGCAGGGGGTGCATTGGAAAAAAATGTGGAGGATTATCAAAAGGCTTTTGATTTTCTGTTTAAATCCGTTGTTTTCACGACCGAGCTTGCACTCAAAAACATGCAGGAGAAGAAATGGGGCAGAATTATTAACGTAGCCTCCATTTCTGTTAAAGAGCCGCTGAACTATTTGGCATTGTCCAATTCTATAAGGGCTGCAGTGGTTACTTGGGCAAAAAGCCTTGCTTTTGATGTTGCCAAAGACGGAATTACCGTAAACAATGTTCTTACCGGTTATTTTGATACCGATAGGATTGCTCAACTGAATGTCACTAAAGCAGAAAAACTAGGAATACCCCCCTCTGAGGTTCGTTCCGCCATGGAAGCACAAGTACCTATGAAACGTATTGGAAAACCCGAAGAATATGGTTTTTTAGTGGCTTTTTTAGCATCCGATCAGTCAGCTTATGTTACAGGGACAAATATCCCCATTGATGGTGGGTTATTAAAATCTTTTTAA
- a CDS encoding cupin domain-containing protein yields the protein MNLSKIQSKEIMPGYHGKMVHGETMTWVFWDVEKDAEVPQHNHIHEQIMHVLEGDFEFTVGGKTDIYHPGDVVVIPSNISHGGKALTPCRLMDIFSPAREEYK from the coding sequence ATGAACTTATCAAAAATACAATCTAAAGAAATCATGCCAGGCTATCACGGAAAAATGGTACATGGCGAAACAATGACCTGGGTTTTTTGGGATGTTGAAAAAGACGCTGAAGTACCTCAGCACAATCATATACATGAGCAAATTATGCATGTCTTGGAAGGTGATTTTGAATTTACAGTTGGAGGAAAAACAGACATTTATCATCCAGGAGATGTAGTTGTAATCCCTTCTAACATATCCCATGGAGGGAAAGCTCTAACTCCTTGTAGATTGATGGATATTTTTAGCCCAGCCAGAGAAGAATATAAATAG
- the murC gene encoding UDP-N-acetylmuramate--L-alanine ligase, with protein sequence MKIHFIAIGGSAMHNLALALEHKGYEITGSDDVVFEPSKSRLKEKGLLPEEFGWYPEKIHDELDAVILGMHAKPDNPELQKAQDIGIKIYSYPEFLYEQSKYKTRVVIGGSHGKTTITSMILHVLHYHDIAVDYMVGAQLEGFNRMVHLTEENDFIVLEGDEYLSSPIDRRPKFHLYKPNIALLSGIAWDHINVFPTFENYVEQFQIFVDSVVRGGSVTYNEEDLEVKKVVEATENAIRKFPYSTPKYSVEDGETLLDTPEGEMPIAIFGKHNLNNLAGAKWICQNMGVDEDDFYEAIASFKGASKRMEKIAEGSGKVAFKDFAHSPSKVKATTMAVKEQYSQRKLIACLELHTYSSLNAEFLKEYDGALDAADEAVVFYSPDAVKIKQLEEVTTNQIAEALNREDVQIFTDSNVFREYLFAQNFDNTALLLMSSGNYGGLDFSRVREIFQR encoded by the coding sequence ATGAAAATCCATTTTATTGCAATTGGTGGTAGCGCTATGCATAACCTTGCCTTGGCATTGGAACATAAAGGGTATGAGATTACCGGAAGTGATGATGTTGTCTTTGAACCTTCAAAGAGTCGTTTAAAAGAAAAAGGTTTACTGCCTGAAGAGTTTGGATGGTATCCGGAGAAAATACATGATGAATTGGATGCGGTAATTTTGGGAATGCATGCCAAACCGGACAATCCAGAACTGCAAAAAGCCCAAGACATTGGTATTAAAATTTATTCGTATCCTGAGTTTTTATACGAGCAATCCAAATACAAAACCAGGGTTGTCATCGGAGGGAGCCATGGCAAGACCACTATAACATCCATGATACTGCACGTACTGCATTATCATGACATTGCTGTTGATTATATGGTAGGCGCACAGTTAGAGGGCTTTAACCGAATGGTTCACCTTACGGAAGAAAATGATTTTATAGTATTGGAGGGTGACGAGTATTTGTCTTCTCCAATAGATAGAAGGCCAAAATTTCACCTCTATAAACCCAATATTGCGCTCTTGAGCGGCATCGCCTGGGACCATATTAATGTATTTCCCACTTTTGAAAATTATGTGGAACAGTTCCAGATTTTTGTTGATAGTGTTGTCCGCGGAGGTAGTGTTACCTATAACGAAGAGGATTTAGAAGTGAAAAAAGTAGTGGAGGCTACTGAAAATGCTATTCGTAAGTTCCCTTATAGCACACCTAAGTATAGTGTGGAAGATGGAGAAACGCTGCTGGATACCCCTGAAGGTGAGATGCCCATTGCCATTTTTGGTAAGCACAATCTGAACAATCTGGCGGGAGCAAAATGGATATGCCAGAACATGGGTGTGGACGAAGATGATTTTTACGAAGCAATAGCTTCTTTCAAGGGAGCTTCAAAACGAATGGAAAAAATTGCGGAAGGGTCAGGAAAAGTGGCATTTAAAGATTTTGCACATTCTCCCAGCAAGGTAAAAGCGACCACAATGGCTGTGAAGGAACAATATTCTCAAAGAAAATTGATTGCCTGCCTTGAATTACATACATATAGTAGCCTTAATGCTGAATTCCTAAAAGAATATGATGGAGCTTTGGACGCAGCAGATGAAGCTGTTGTCTTCTACTCTCCAGATGCAGTAAAAATCAAGCAGCTTGAAGAAGTAACGACAAACCAAATTGCAGAAGCCCTAAACCGGGAAGATGTACAGATTTTTACTGATTCCAATGTTTTTCGAGAGTATCTTTTTGCTCAAAACTTTGATAACACTGCTTTGTTACTGATGAGTTCTGGTAATTATGGAGGACTCGATTTTAGTAGGGTCAGGGAGATTTTTCAACGATAG
- a CDS encoding hexameric tyrosine-coordinated heme protein encodes MSEQFQLIPGNSLKTNSPEEGRALAVKIARLTIKITQPDAKTREKLRPIYANDASMLIAIGQTVAMEFATIAKANNYWK; translated from the coding sequence ATGTCAGAACAATTTCAATTAATTCCCGGTAACTCGTTAAAAACCAATTCTCCTGAAGAAGGAAGGGCACTAGCGGTTAAGATTGCAAGATTAACCATAAAGATTACGCAGCCAGATGCCAAAACCAGAGAAAAATTACGCCCAATATATGCCAATGATGCTTCAATGCTAATTGCTATTGGCCAAACGGTAGCAATGGAGTTTGCTACAATAGCAAAAGCCAATAATTATTGGAAATAG
- a CDS encoding Crp/Fnr family transcriptional regulator: protein MKTSFLTQCFPSLEKELVTEIEHYSSIKKFEAKEYIVKEGQFIRSLPIVLDGSIRVYSTEDAMQFLLYYISSGASCIYSFAHTFNNEPAEFSAITEVKSTLMLLPLERVRLWLKKYPSFASIVLNDYQKHYTDLLHTTKQVICYNLEDRLIDYLKTKAEIEKSNLLGISHQEIADNLGTSREVITRVMKKLGKNQKVEQIGRKIKVL from the coding sequence ATGAAAACATCTTTTTTAACCCAATGTTTTCCGAGCCTTGAGAAAGAGCTCGTTACAGAAATAGAGCACTATTCGTCCATCAAAAAATTTGAAGCCAAAGAATACATTGTAAAAGAAGGGCAGTTTATTAGGTCATTGCCCATTGTACTAGACGGAAGCATAAGGGTCTATAGTACTGAAGATGCGATGCAATTTCTATTGTACTACATTTCATCAGGGGCATCTTGCATTTACAGTTTTGCGCATACCTTCAACAATGAACCCGCGGAGTTTTCTGCCATTACAGAAGTAAAAAGTACTTTAATGCTACTTCCATTGGAAAGAGTTCGTTTATGGTTAAAAAAATATCCGTCTTTTGCCAGTATAGTGCTGAATGATTATCAAAAACATTATACAGACCTGTTGCATACCACAAAACAGGTTATTTGCTATAATCTTGAAGATAGATTGATTGATTACTTAAAAACCAAAGCGGAAATCGAAAAGTCCAACCTTCTAGGCATCTCTCACCAAGAAATTGCGGACAACCTTGGTACATCTAGAGAAGTTATAACCCGTGTGATGAAAAAACTGGGCAAAAATCAAAAAGTGGAACAAATAGGGCGAAAAATAAAAGTACTGTAA
- a CDS encoding metallophosphoesterase codes for MKYNAKNPSKLRLWNLLILLLLISSCKEKSNITAEKEVLFISEVANGPKPWTSENFETTEDDFTFAIISDLNGGEREGIYATAVSQLNRLDPTFVLSVGDLIDGGTEDSLQLAKEWDSFDKRTSKLNMPFFYLGGNHDLTNPKMREFWKNRFGPRYYHFLYDDVLFLMMDSEDYEEKRMLEIYHARAEAIKIIKGEIDGVYEESEYFGMNERRVGGMSSAQFDYYKSVLEKYPDVKWTFVLMHKPLWMREDEKGLGNLENLMANRRYTVVNGHFHSFSHRKRKGRDYTILGTTGGGQDKTDSLSFDHVTLVRMTKEPIVTHLKMEGILDETGNVPKH; via the coding sequence ATGAAGTATAACGCAAAGAATCCTTCTAAGTTAAGACTTTGGAATTTATTGATTTTACTCCTCCTTATTTCTTCATGCAAGGAAAAATCTAATATAACAGCGGAAAAGGAAGTTCTTTTTATTTCTGAGGTAGCAAACGGTCCAAAACCCTGGACTTCCGAAAACTTTGAAACCACTGAAGATGACTTCACCTTTGCCATAATCTCTGATTTAAATGGAGGTGAACGTGAAGGAATCTATGCTACCGCGGTCTCTCAATTAAATAGGTTAGACCCAACTTTTGTGCTCAGTGTGGGAGATTTAATTGATGGAGGAACAGAGGATTCTTTGCAATTAGCAAAGGAATGGGATTCTTTTGATAAAAGAACTTCAAAATTAAATATGCCCTTCTTTTATTTAGGTGGAAATCACGATTTGACCAATCCTAAAATGCGTGAATTTTGGAAGAATAGATTTGGCCCACGCTATTATCATTTTTTATATGATGATGTATTGTTCCTAATGATGGATTCCGAAGATTATGAAGAAAAGAGGATGCTGGAAATTTATCATGCCCGAGCAGAAGCAATCAAAATTATCAAAGGTGAAATTGACGGCGTCTATGAAGAATCGGAATACTTTGGAATGAACGAACGCAGAGTTGGTGGAATGAGCAGTGCTCAATTTGATTATTATAAATCGGTTCTAGAAAAATACCCTGATGTAAAATGGACTTTTGTACTCATGCATAAACCACTTTGGATGAGAGAAGATGAAAAAGGACTGGGCAATCTTGAAAATCTTATGGCAAATCGACGGTACACCGTTGTTAATGGACATTTCCATTCCTTTTCCCATCGTAAAAGAAAAGGTAGGGATTACACCATCTTAGGTACTACTGGAGGTGGTCAAGACAAAACGGATTCGTTGTCTTTTGATCATGTTACTTTAGTAAGGATGACCAAAGAGCCAATTGTAACACATTTAAAAATGGAAGGTATTTTGGATGAGACTGGCAATGTGCCAAAACATTGA
- a CDS encoding nitrate/nitrite transporter, with the protein MQQKKAPWYYLLLLILAGETVFILPFVLSRVFRPTVLDVFGLDNVQLGLCFSVYGIVALVSYLFGGPLADKFPPRKLIAVALWMTALGGLVYATFPSYTVLKILYGYWGFTTIFLFWAPMIKATRVWGGSNSQGKAFGFLDGGRGLVGALFGAMGVLIFSLFITSEIIEASVPERREAFRYVILVSAGIAVLVGFLVWFFMRMDRTAEKAVILEKITVSQIKEVLKLPSVLLLMIIILCAYVGYKITDVFSLYAQDVMRYDQVQSAQVGTFLLFIRPVIGVIIGILADRSRTTYWLVVSFIIAFLGALLFATGIISESATVLFFIAILIVAAGVYAARSLYFAVMERGEIPLILTGTAVGLISIIGYTPDIFAGPAMGYLLDNSPGAEGHQHVFWMLAIFSLIGGIAAWFYFRLYSKKRK; encoded by the coding sequence ATGCAACAAAAGAAAGCTCCTTGGTATTACCTTCTTCTACTTATATTGGCTGGGGAGACCGTTTTCATTCTTCCGTTTGTGCTTTCTCGTGTGTTTAGACCTACTGTACTCGATGTATTTGGGTTGGACAACGTGCAACTGGGACTGTGTTTTTCTGTCTACGGCATCGTGGCTTTGGTATCGTATCTTTTTGGCGGTCCTTTGGCTGATAAATTTCCTCCAAGAAAATTAATTGCCGTAGCACTTTGGATGACTGCATTAGGAGGGTTGGTCTATGCCACTTTCCCTAGTTATACTGTTTTAAAAATACTCTATGGCTATTGGGGCTTTACCACTATTTTTTTGTTCTGGGCCCCAATGATAAAGGCTACCCGTGTTTGGGGAGGCTCAAATTCACAAGGTAAGGCCTTTGGCTTTTTAGATGGTGGCCGTGGTTTGGTAGGTGCGCTGTTCGGAGCCATGGGCGTCCTAATTTTCTCCTTGTTTATCACCTCAGAAATTATAGAAGCTTCAGTCCCAGAAAGAAGGGAAGCCTTCAGGTACGTAATATTGGTTTCAGCTGGAATTGCAGTTCTGGTAGGATTTTTAGTATGGTTCTTCATGAGAATGGATCGCACTGCGGAAAAGGCTGTTATTTTGGAGAAAATAACCGTTTCACAAATTAAAGAAGTACTAAAACTGCCCTCTGTTTTGTTATTGATGATCATTATTCTTTGTGCATATGTGGGGTATAAAATTACCGATGTGTTTTCGCTCTACGCACAGGATGTTATGCGCTATGATCAAGTACAGTCGGCACAAGTGGGCACTTTTTTATTGTTTATACGTCCTGTAATTGGGGTTATTATTGGAATTTTGGCCGATCGTTCTCGAACCACATATTGGTTAGTGGTTAGTTTTATCATTGCATTCTTGGGAGCACTGTTGTTCGCTACCGGTATTATTTCCGAATCGGCTACTGTTTTGTTTTTTATTGCAATTCTTATCGTGGCAGCAGGTGTATATGCTGCACGTTCACTCTATTTTGCTGTAATGGAAAGAGGTGAAATTCCTTTAATACTTACTGGAACCGCTGTAGGTCTAATTTCAATCATAGGATATACGCCAGATATATTTGCAGGACCAGCCATGGGTTATCTGTTGGATAATTCTCCCGGCGCAGAAGGACATCAACATGTCTTCTGGATGCTTGCTATCTTTTCACTGATAGGTGGTATAGCAGCTTGGTTCTATTTCCGGTTGTACAGTAAAAAGAGAAAATAA
- a CDS encoding SRPBCC domain-containing protein, producing MKSIVWKIHLKSSPEIVFGFLSTTSGREKFWAEKAPEVNGTIHFSFPNGESYESQILKSNTNIEFQLDYFNSTVKFSLEPSLNNGTDLTLTNEGVAEDEYLEVHSGWISVLMSLKAAVDFQIDLRNHTPNKTWDQKYIDN from the coding sequence ATGAAAAGTATCGTCTGGAAAATACATTTAAAATCTTCTCCCGAAATAGTTTTTGGTTTTCTTTCTACAACAAGTGGGCGGGAAAAATTCTGGGCTGAAAAAGCTCCAGAAGTAAATGGAACCATCCACTTTTCTTTTCCAAATGGAGAATCTTATGAGAGTCAAATCTTGAAATCCAACACAAATATTGAATTTCAATTGGATTATTTCAATTCGACGGTCAAGTTTAGCCTAGAGCCTTCTTTAAACAACGGCACAGATTTAACCTTAACCAATGAAGGCGTAGCTGAAGATGAATATCTGGAAGTACATTCCGGGTGGATATCTGTATTGATGAGTCTAAAAGCAGCGGTCGACTTTCAAATTGATTTAAGAAATCATACCCCAAACAAGACTTGGGATCAAAAATATATTGATAATTAA
- the rsgA gene encoding ribosome small subunit-dependent GTPase A — MSKMTLQDIGYNVALEEYGKEHSINSFDVGRVILEHKDRYVIKTATGELDAELIGNLRYTAESRYDLPAVGDWVAFSEYGENKALIHAVYPRHSILERQAVGKSAETQIIATNIDYGLIVQSVNRDFSINRLERYLTICNTAKVAPIIILSKIDLIDEQTLSSLLDEIKERIKEVPLIAISNQSHVGLDEVKAIIQKGKTYCLLGSSGVGKSTLLNQLTGKELMDTRSISERIDRGKHVTTHRELIVLEDGGILIDNPGMREIGITNTSAGLEITFDEIIELAQNCKFNDCTHSNEDGCAILNAVERGEVDADSYANFQKMEKERVFFESSVAEKKKKDKNFGKMIRDVKKQRKRNKF, encoded by the coding sequence ATGAGTAAAATGACACTTCAAGACATAGGATACAATGTTGCGCTGGAAGAATATGGAAAAGAACATAGCATAAATTCTTTTGACGTTGGTCGTGTTATATTGGAACATAAAGACAGATATGTGATCAAAACGGCAACCGGAGAATTGGATGCAGAACTAATTGGTAATCTGCGATATACTGCGGAAAGCAGGTATGATTTACCGGCCGTTGGAGATTGGGTGGCATTTTCAGAATACGGTGAGAATAAGGCACTAATACATGCTGTTTACCCAAGACATTCCATTTTAGAGCGGCAGGCTGTTGGCAAATCTGCAGAAACCCAAATAATTGCGACAAATATTGATTATGGCTTAATTGTTCAATCTGTAAACAGGGATTTTAGCATCAACCGTTTAGAAAGATATTTAACCATTTGCAATACTGCCAAAGTAGCACCCATCATCATTTTAAGTAAGATAGACTTAATAGACGAACAAACGTTAAGCTCACTTCTTGATGAAATAAAAGAAAGAATCAAAGAGGTTCCCTTAATAGCAATCAGCAATCAATCCCATGTTGGGTTAGATGAAGTAAAAGCAATTATCCAAAAAGGCAAAACCTACTGTTTATTAGGTTCGTCCGGCGTGGGCAAATCAACACTCTTAAACCAACTAACGGGTAAAGAACTTATGGATACAAGGTCTATAAGTGAGCGCATTGATAGAGGAAAACATGTTACCACTCACAGGGAACTAATTGTTTTGGAAGATGGCGGCATTCTTATAGATAATCCCGGAATGAGAGAAATTGGTATTACCAATACTTCCGCAGGACTTGAAATTACATTTGATGAAATTATTGAATTGGCACAAAATTGTAAATTCAATGACTGCACACATTCAAACGAAGATGGATGCGCCATACTTAATGCTGTAGAACGCGGAGAGGTTGATGCGGACTCCTATGCAAATTTTCAGAAAATGGAAAAAGAAAGGGTCTTTTTTGAATCCAGTGTTGCAGAAAAGAAAAAGAAGGACAAGAACTTTGGAAAAATGATCAGAGATGTCAAAAAACAAAGAAAACGGAATAAATTCTGA
- a CDS encoding serine hydrolase, which produces MKIPHFFLMTLLVLITSCREKTHQTSLQKETKTILNLNHKEVPIDSINSYVKLKMEEMNIPGVSYAIINNGELVFHNVIGYTNLETKETVNKTTLFEGASTSKPVFASLVMLLVEDKKIDLDTPLFNYLDENARANYAYDARYQKITARMVLSHTTGFPNWRGKNELTISFEPGTDFNYSGEGYQFLVAAVKSILQTDSEGLENYFQKRIAEPLGMAHTKFVQDEYNRNHKAFPHFNGVKKEKNNWTVNEFNAASAIHTESREFSKWLIAIMEGSLLSESSSSDLLKDQITSLKAPSLATNEGAIAWTLGFAKYKNSGHIVYGHEGNNDGFNGLFLFDKEEKWGLIQFNNANEVYDFGYELFGYINKIK; this is translated from the coding sequence ATGAAAATTCCACACTTTTTTTTGATGACGCTATTGGTTTTAATCACCAGTTGTAGGGAAAAAACTCATCAAACTTCATTGCAAAAAGAAACAAAAACCATCCTAAACTTAAACCATAAAGAAGTACCAATCGATTCCATAAATTCATATGTGAAACTTAAAATGGAAGAAATGAATATTCCAGGAGTTTCCTATGCCATTATCAACAATGGGGAATTGGTTTTCCACAATGTAATAGGATACACCAATTTAGAAACTAAAGAAACCGTAAATAAAACAACTCTGTTTGAAGGAGCTTCGACTTCAAAACCTGTATTTGCTTCTTTGGTCATGTTATTGGTAGAAGACAAAAAAATTGATTTAGATACTCCATTGTTCAACTACCTCGATGAAAACGCCCGCGCCAATTATGCTTACGATGCCCGATATCAAAAAATAACGGCTAGAATGGTTCTGTCCCATACCACCGGTTTTCCCAATTGGCGTGGAAAAAATGAGTTGACCATATCATTTGAGCCGGGCACAGATTTCAACTATTCGGGTGAAGGGTATCAATTCTTGGTAGCAGCTGTCAAATCAATTTTACAAACCGATTCTGAAGGCTTAGAGAACTATTTTCAAAAACGTATTGCGGAACCGCTGGGAATGGCTCATACAAAGTTTGTGCAAGATGAATACAACAGAAACCACAAGGCATTCCCACATTTTAATGGTGTTAAAAAAGAAAAAAACAATTGGACTGTCAATGAATTCAATGCAGCTTCGGCCATACATACAGAATCTCGGGAATTCTCCAAATGGCTGATTGCAATAATGGAGGGAAGTCTACTTTCAGAAAGTAGCTCTTCCGATTTACTTAAAGATCAAATTACATCTTTAAAAGCACCATCTCTTGCAACTAATGAGGGAGCCATTGCCTGGACTCTTGGGTTTGCAAAATATAAAAATTCTGGCCATATCGTCTACGGACATGAAGGCAACAACGATGGGTTCAATGGCTTGTTTCTTTTTGACAAGGAGGAAAAATGGGGCTTGATTCAGTTCAATAATGCCAACGAAGTATACGATTTTGGATATGAATTGTTTGGGTATATTAATAAAATCAAATAA
- a CDS encoding bile acid:sodium symporter family protein translates to MTAAELISKVFLPLSLAIIMLGMGMTLIPADFTRIIRYPKAIFIGLTNQLIFLPIVGFSLAIAFNLNPVMAVGLMILATCPGGPTSNLITQVCKGNIALSVTLTAIASIVSIITIPFILSYVLEYFGTATNVTIKLPILDTILQIMVITVIPISIGMLIRKFKTDFAKRMEKTMRIASTVIFILVFLAVLAANFNIIGKAMKEVGLVTLLLNLITMGLGYLTARLFKLNLKSAISITVESGIQNGTLAFVIATSILNNIEMGIPTGAYAIWMFITGGILMWQLGKRPEVDSK, encoded by the coding sequence ATGACCGCAGCCGAACTTATAAGTAAGGTGTTTTTGCCCTTATCTCTTGCTATTATTATGCTTGGTATGGGAATGACCTTGATTCCTGCTGATTTTACTAGAATCATAAGATATCCCAAAGCAATTTTTATTGGCCTTACCAATCAACTTATCTTTTTACCTATTGTTGGTTTTTCTTTAGCCATAGCTTTTAATTTGAATCCCGTGATGGCGGTTGGGTTAATGATATTGGCCACTTGTCCTGGCGGCCCTACCAGCAATTTGATAACGCAGGTTTGCAAAGGAAATATTGCATTATCGGTTACTTTAACTGCTATTGCCAGTATTGTAAGTATCATAACTATACCCTTTATCTTGTCCTATGTATTGGAATATTTTGGAACTGCCACAAATGTCACTATCAAATTGCCCATATTAGACACTATCCTTCAAATAATGGTCATTACGGTTATTCCTATTTCCATTGGTATGCTTATTCGCAAGTTTAAAACAGATTTTGCAAAACGCATGGAAAAAACAATGCGTATTGCTTCTACCGTAATTTTTATTTTAGTATTTCTAGCAGTGTTGGCCGCAAATTTCAACATAATAGGCAAAGCAATGAAAGAAGTGGGGCTGGTCACCTTACTCTTAAACCTAATAACCATGGGTCTGGGTTATTTAACGGCCAGATTATTTAAATTGAACTTAAAGAGCGCCATTTCAATCACCGTGGAAAGTGGTATACAAAACGGAACGTTGGCATTTGTGATTGCTACATCAATATTAAATAATATAGAAATGGGCATTCCAACTGGAGCCTACGCCATATGGATGTTTATAACTGGTGGAATTTTAATGTGGCAACTCGGAAAAAGACCTGAAGTAGATTCCAAATAA
- a CDS encoding DUF1569 domain-containing protein, translating into MKSLFDTETCSEVLNRINTLTESSKATWGKMEVGQMLHHCQFPLSLALGRYQMKKPNPFMKLIFKSFKKGMYDDKPWKPNLPTAKGFKVVDKKDFAPEKTTLAGLVNDFHLEKNRETWEPHPAFGPFTHEQWGKMQYKHLDHHLRQFGV; encoded by the coding sequence ATGAAATCTCTTTTTGATACCGAAACCTGTTCCGAAGTACTAAACCGTATTAATACGCTCACCGAATCTTCTAAAGCTACGTGGGGAAAAATGGAGGTAGGGCAAATGTTACACCATTGCCAATTTCCCTTAAGTCTTGCGTTGGGTAGGTACCAAATGAAAAAGCCTAACCCTTTTATGAAGTTGATTTTTAAAAGTTTTAAAAAAGGTATGTATGATGATAAACCCTGGAAACCCAATCTACCGACAGCAAAAGGTTTTAAAGTAGTGGATAAAAAAGATTTTGCCCCTGAAAAAACAACACTTGCGGGCTTGGTGAATGATTTTCATTTAGAAAAAAATAGAGAAACTTGGGAACCCCACCCCGCCTTTGGTCCTTTTACCCATGAACAGTGGGGGAAAATGCAATACAAACACTTGGACCACCACCTAAGACAGTTTGGAGTCTAA